The DNA window GTGTTCTCCTTCGGGCTGCAATCCGCGGCGTCCGTGCAGTTCCACGAGATCGCGTTCGCGGTGCCGCTGCTGGCGATGGCCCTGACCGCCCTGCTGCGTGACCGGGTGCCCGCCGCTGTGCTGTGGGCGGCGCCCCTGGTGCTGGTCAAGGAGGATCTCGGTCTCACCGTCGCGCTGCTGGGAGGGATCATCGCGCTGCGGCACCGGGACGATCGCGAGCATCGCCTGCTGGGATACGCCCTCGCGTGCTGGGGCGCGGGCTGGTTCATCCTGTCGACCTTCGTGATCCTGCCGGCGCTGAACACCGCCGGGCAGTACGACTACACCGACAACCTGGGCTCGCCGCTGGAGGTGTTCTGGCCGCCGGTGAAGTGGCTGACGGTGCTCATGCTGCTGCTGGCGGCGGGCCTGATCGGCGGCCGCTCCCCGCTGATCTGGCTGATGCTCCCCACCCTCGCCTGGCGCTTCACGGGCACGGTCGAGTTCTACTGGGACTGGTACTGGCACTACAACGCCGTGCTGATGCCGATCGCGCTGGCCGCGATGCTCGACGCCCTCGGGGATCGGCGCACCGGACGGGCGACCGTCTGGTGGCGGGAGCGGTCCGAGCGGCCCGCCCGATGGATGCGCGTGAGCGCGGTCGCGCTCTCCGCGGCCGTGACCCTTGCGCTCGGTCCCGCGATGCCCGTGCTCGACGTGGTACGGCCCGAGAGGTGGGAGCCGACCTGGAGGGCGCCGATCGCCGCCGAGGCGCTGGCCGCGGTGCCGGACGACACGGTGCTCGCCGTCGACATCACCCTCATGGCCCAGGCCGTCCCCGATCACGACGTGCAGTGGCTCCACGGCCCGAACCGGCGCGTGCCCGACTGCGTGCTCAGCGACCAGTACGCCTTCTCCTGGGCCGGCACCCCGCCGCCGAGCACCGCTGTCTGGGCCGAGCAGGAGTGGAACGAGACCTACCGGGAGGTCTTCTCCGACGGCGGCTTCACCGTGGTGTGCCGTCCGGAGGTCGGCGCGCATCCGGCCCCCGCCGCGGGCTGAGTCCCGAGGCCGGGCCCCGGAGGCGGGTCGTCAGGCGTCGACCTGCCCCTGCTCCGTGCCGTCGGCCGGGGTCTCGACGGTCCCGGCGCTCCCGGGCTCCTCGCCCGTGCCCTCACCCTCGGCAGGGGCCGACGTCCCGGGCCCCGCCGGGGAGGACGGAGACGCCTCCGGCTCCGTCGGCGCTGGCCTCGTCGGCTCGGGGTCCGTGGGAGCTGGAGTGGTCGGCTCCGGGTCCGTCTGGGCCGGAGTCGTCGGTTCGGGAGTCGTCGGCTCGGGAGTCGTCGGAGCGGGCGTCGAGGGCCCGGGATCCGCGGAGCCGCCGCCGGGACGGTTCCCTCCCGACGAGCTCCCGCCGCCGCTGCCGCGACCGCCGGAGGAACCGCCCTGGGAGGAGCCTCGCTGCCCGTCCTCGGTCCCCGGCTCGGCGGTCGCGGGCTCCTGCCGCTCGGTGATCGCGGCGGTCGTCTCCTCGGGGGCGGCCGTCTCCTCCGGGGTCGTGGTCTCCTCCGGCGTCGTCGACGGCTCGGGCTCCTCCTCCGGCGTGCTCTGCACGGGCGCGATCGTCGGGCTCGGGCTCTGCGCGGGGGTCTCCTCGCCGCCGCCGTCGGAGGCCGCAGGGTCCTGTGCGGTCGTCCCCGCGGGATCCTCGGCCGGCCGCTCGTGCGGGTCCCCTGCGAGCGCCGCGAGAGGGCCGAGCCCGGCCGCCCCGAGGCCGGTCACCGTGCCCACGGCGAGGATGCTCGCCGCGGCCAGGCCGCGCAGCAGCCTCTGCTGCGAGACCAGCGGGACCGTGCTGCGGATCCCCGTGGCCCTCCGTCGCGTGCTGCTGCCCCTCATCTGCGCCCCTTCGGCCCGATCCCTGCCCTCATCCTCGGAGGTCAGCGTACTGTTCCGCGGGCGTCTCCCCCACCGCTCAGGAGCGGCTCACACCGGGTCGGCGCGATCGATGCCGCTGCGGCGTCCCCGATGCGGTCGCGGGTCGATCTGCGCCTTGGCGAGCTGGCTCCGCTCGCGCTCGGCCCGGGCCGAGGCGAGACGGAGCCGCCAGGGCGAGAGGCGCTCCGCGGCGAGCGCGATCTGCAGGCCGCGGGAGAGAGCGAGATCCGCCGCCGAGGCCGGCAGGGCGGCGAGCTCCTCGGCGCGTGCGGGCAGCTCGTGCGCCGTCCCGCAGGCGCTCCAGCGGGCCGCGACCTGGAGGATCCGGCTGCGGGTGTCGAGGATCGAATGGCGCGCCCCGGGGACCTCGAGCAGGCGCGCCGACGGGATCCGGGCGGCGAGCTCGCGGGCGATCCTCGGCGGCGAGACGAGGTCCTGGGTGCCGGTGATCACGAGCGTCGGCGCGGTGATCGCGGGCGCGACCGAGCGCAGATCGACCGGTTCGCCCCGGAAGGGCGGCACCGCGCGGGCCTGGTCCGCGGCATGCAGCAGCGGATCCAGCGGACCGCCGTCGCCGTGATGGCCGCCCCCGAGCTCGGTGTGGGTGATCCGGGCGGTGAGGTCGTGCTCGACCACATAGGGCGTGGACTGCAGCCAGGCCTGGTTCAGCACCTGGCGCACGCTGGTCCAGGTCAGTCGCCCGCGGCCCACGGCCAGCAGGTCCACGAGCTCCCGTACGGCGTGCGGGCCGCCGTGCTCGTGGACCGCGAGCACCACGGGACCGGCCCGCCGCGCGTCCACCACGCCCTCCTCCGCCAGGCGGCGGAGGGTGCGGGCGGTGGTGGCGGTCGCCGGATCCGTCCCCTCCCAGTACGCCTCCCGCAGGGCCTGCTGGGCCACGGCCTCGTCGGCCGCGCCGGTCAGCGGGGAGTCCAGCACCAGGGAGTGCACCCGCTCGGGATGGAGGACGGCGAGCAGCTGGGCGAGATACGCGCCGTAGCCGGTGCCCACCACCGCCGCCTGCTCGACCCGGGCGTGGTCGAGCACGGCGACCAGGTCGCCGATCACCTCGCGCACGCCCATCGCCTGCGCCGGCAGGTCCTCCCCCGTGGAGTCGAGCCGGGAGAGCCCCACCCCGCGGTGCTCCATCATGAGCACGTCCAGGCCGCGCCCCGCCAGGCTGCGCCGCAGCACGTCGTAGGGCAGCACGGAGGCGCGCGCCGGGCCGTCGGGCACGATCAGCACCGGGACCTGCGGCTCGGCGATCCCCGACGGCTGGGTGGCCGTCGCCGGGCGGCCGGTGGAGCGACCGCCGGGCCGCGGCCGCGGATCCCGGATCGAGGACGGCCGACGCGGGAGGGTGCGCGCATAGCGCAGCGGGAACAGCCGGGGGTCCTCGGCGGAGAACTCCCGGTAGACCGTCATCAGGTCGTTGCGCAGCTGGAGCAGGTCGTCCTGGGACGAGCGGTCGAACAGCTCGGAGGTCAACGACCGTGCGGCGACGGGCGGCACGACGGCGGGCGGCACGGCGGAGGGGCTCACACGCCCCTCCGGCCGTCCGGCCGCCCGTCGGGCCGCTGCCGCCAGGTCACGTGCGGTCTCCGATGGTGGCCCAGAGGAAGGTGTAGAGCAGGGCGTTCATGCGGGCGGCCTGCTCGTTGGTGGCCGCCCCGCCGTGGCCGCCCTCGATGTTCTCCCAGGAGCGCACGTCGGCCCCCAGCGACTCCATCGCGGCGGTGAACTTCCGGGCGTGCCCCGGGTGGACCCGGTCGTCGCGGGTGGAGGTCAGCACGAAGGTCGGCGGGTACTCCACGCCCTCGGCGAGCAGGTGGTACGGGCTGAAGGTGCGCACGAACTCCCAGTCCTCGGTGTCCGGGTCGCCGTACTCGGCCATCCAGGACGCCCCGGCCAGCAGGTGGCTGTAGCGCTTCATGTCCAGCAGCGGCACCTGGATGATCACGGCGCCGAACAGCTCGGGGTGCTGGGTGACCATGTTGCCGGTGAGCAGACCGCCGTTGGAGCCGCCGCGGACGGCGAGGTGGTCGCGATCGGTGACCCCGCGCTCGAGGAGGTCCTTCGCGACCGAGGAGAAGTCCTCGTAGGCGCGGTGGCGCTGGTCCCGGAGCGCGGCCTGGTGCCAGCGGGGACCGTACTCGCCGCCGCCGCGGATGTTGGCCAGCACGTAGGTGCCCCCGCGCTCGAGCCAGGCCTTGCCGATCCCGCCGAGGTAGGACGGGGTCAGGGAGATCTCGAAGCCGCCGTAGCCGTAGAGGAGGGTGGGCCGCGGCCCCGCCTCGCCGTCCTCGCCCTCGCCGAGCCGGGAGATCTCGAAGTAGGGGATGCGGGTGCCGTCGTCGCTGATCGCGAAGTGCTGGCTGACGTCGAGGCCCTCGACGTCGAAGCGGGCGGGGGCGGACTTCACCAGCACCGGCTCCCCGGCCTCTCCGTCCTCCGCGACCTCCGAGAGGTCGCCCAGGAGCAGGCGGGTGGGCTCGATGAAGTCGGTGACCGTCACCCAGACCTCGTCGCTCTCGTCGGCGTCCACCGCGGCGACCCCGATCGCACCGCGGAGCTCGGGGTAGAGGTCGCGCCGCACCCACCGGCCCTCCGCGTCGCGGGTGTGGACCTCGAGGCGGTGCACGACGTCCTCGAGGATCGACAGCACCACGGTGGTGCGGGTGATGGTCATGTCGGCCAGCGAGGTGGTCTCGGTGGGCTCGAAGAGCATGTGCAGCTCGGGCTCGCCGGCCTGGAAGCGCTCGAAGTCGCCGACCACCAGGGAGCCGGCCGGGTAGACGTCCTCCCCCACCTCCCAGTCGCTGCGCGGGGAGAAGATGCCGAGGTCACGGTGCGCGGTGGCCTCCAGGTCCCGGGGGACCTCCACCGTCCGCAGCTCCGGCGGCTGCTGCGTGCGGTCCACGACATGGACCGTCTGGTCGTAGAACGCATGCGCCTCGATCACCCAGTCCCGCTCCCACCCGGGGGTCGAGTCATGGGCGGCGAAGACCGCCATGTCCGACTCGGTGACCTCGTGGACCAGCTCCGCCTCGGCGAGCGGCGTGCCGCGATGCCAGATCCTCGCCTGGCGGGCGTAGCCCGAGCTGGTCATGGTGCCCTCGCCGAAGTCGGTGGAGACCCAGACGGTGTCGGCATCGATCCAGCTCAACGAGCCCTTGGCCTCGGGGCGCTCGAAGCCGCCCTCGGCGGCGGGCACGAACTGCCGCGTCTCGAGGTCGAACTCCCGGGTGACGTCCGCATCGGAGCCGCCGTGGGAGAGGTCCACCAGGGCGTGGCGGTGGACCTCTCCCTCCGCGGGGCGCAGCAGGCGCGCACCGTGCCACACCCAGTCCTCCCCCTCGGCCTCGTTCAGCGCGTCGACGTCCAGCAGCACGTCCCACTCGGGCTCCTCCGTGCGGTAGGAGTCCAGGGTGGTGCGCCGCCACAGCCCGCGCTCGTGCTCGGCGTCGGTCCAGAAGTTGTAGAGCAGGTCGCCGCGCTTGGTGACGCCGGGGATGCGGTCCTTCGCATCGAGGATCTCGAGGAGCTCCGCCTGCAGGGTCCGGGCGAGCGGGGCCCCTTCCGGGTCCGCCGGATCGACGACCGCGTCGAGCTCCGACTCCGCCGCACGGTTGCGCTCGCGCACCCAGGCCAGGGCGTCCTCGCCGGTGACCTCCTCGAGCCACAGGTGGGGATCGGAGCTGCCGTCCGGGGCGGGCAGCTGCGGGGTGAGCGGGGTGGCGGCGTCGGTCATCGGGTCTCCTGGTCGCTGGCGGCGGATGCGGTGAAATCTGTCAGGGTGCGCTTCCAGGCGGTCTTCCAGACCTCCCGGCCCTCGGCGGTCTCGATGCCCTTGTGATCGATCCCGAGGGTGCTGCGTCCCTCGTCCTTGGCGGTGATGTTCACGGAGAGCCGGGTCCCGTCCTGGACCGCCGCGCGCCAGTAGCGCCAGGCGGTGGTGTCGGTCAGGCGCGGCTCCTCGAGGCCGAGCTCCTCACGGCGCTCCGGCGTCATGAAGGCGTCCCAGCTCTCGCGCACGGCGTCGGGATCACCGGGCACGGTGCGGGAGGCGGAGGCGGAGAAGTCCCCCTCGCAGCTCTGCCCCACGACGCGACGACCGATGACCTGCTCGTAGGCCACGGTCACGCCCTGCGCCCACCAGCCGGAGACCTCCCACCGCTCTCCCAGCAGGCGGGCGATCGCCGTGTGGTCGAGCTCGCGGGCACCGGCCTCGTCCAGCCGACGGGTCCACTCCTCGAGGGGCACGGAGGTGCCCGCCTCGATCCGCGCGGCGTGGCGGTGCTCCTGCGGAGGGATGCTCATGGCCCCACCCTACGGTGGCGGCGAGGCGCGGATCACCCTCGCGCCCACGTCGCCCCACCCCGCCCCGCCGTGGAAGACTCGGAGCATGAGACGTCGTCACCTGCTGGCCCTGGCCCCGGTCGCGGCGCTCGCCGCCTGCACGGCCGATGATCCGAGCACGGGGACTCCCGACGGCGGCTCGAGCGACGGCGGCAGCGACGGCGGGAGCTCCGGCCCCTCCGCGGAGCCGACGAGCGAGGACCCCACGACGGAGCCCACCCCCGACCCGCCCACCGCCGCGGAGCTGCTGCTCGAGGACCTCACCCCGCGCGAGCTCGCCGGCCAGCTGGTGCTGGTCGGGATCCCGGCGGGCGGCGAGATCCCCGAGGAGGTGCTCGGCGACCACCATGCCGGCGGGATCTTCCTGCTGCAGGTCTGGGAGAGCGCCGAGGCGGTCGAGTCCACCGTCGCCACCGCCCGCGAGCGCTCCCGCGCCGATCTCCCGCCGCTGATCGCGGTCGACCAGGAGGGCGGCCAGGTGCGGATGCTCCGCGG is part of the Brachybacterium ginsengisoli genome and encodes:
- a CDS encoding DUF2079 domain-containing protein, which codes for MNRTADAPSPRQDAPPSTDRAARRGWHLVPPLLAVLATVAYGVQGTLQFRNLTARSWDLGIFTQLARAYGELRAPIVPIKGDDVNLLGDHFHPILALLAPVWWVWPSGEALLWTQALLLGISAIPLTRIAIDRLGPWLGSVAGGAYVFSFGLQSAASVQFHEIAFAVPLLAMALTALLRDRVPAAVLWAAPLVLVKEDLGLTVALLGGIIALRHRDDREHRLLGYALACWGAGWFILSTFVILPALNTAGQYDYTDNLGSPLEVFWPPVKWLTVLMLLLAAGLIGGRSPLIWLMLPTLAWRFTGTVEFYWDWYWHYNAVLMPIALAAMLDALGDRRTGRATVWWRERSERPARWMRVSAVALSAAVTLALGPAMPVLDVVRPERWEPTWRAPIAAEALAAVPDDTVLAVDITLMAQAVPDHDVQWLHGPNRRVPDCVLSDQYAFSWAGTPPPSTAVWAEQEWNETYREVFSDGGFTVVCRPEVGAHPAPAAG
- a CDS encoding alpha/beta fold hydrolase; translation: MSPSAVPPAVVPPVAARSLTSELFDRSSQDDLLQLRNDLMTVYREFSAEDPRLFPLRYARTLPRRPSSIRDPRPRPGGRSTGRPATATQPSGIAEPQVPVLIVPDGPARASVLPYDVLRRSLAGRGLDVLMMEHRGVGLSRLDSTGEDLPAQAMGVREVIGDLVAVLDHARVEQAAVVGTGYGAYLAQLLAVLHPERVHSLVLDSPLTGAADEAVAQQALREAYWEGTDPATATTARTLRRLAEEGVVDARRAGPVVLAVHEHGGPHAVRELVDLLAVGRGRLTWTSVRQVLNQAWLQSTPYVVEHDLTARITHTELGGGHHGDGGPLDPLLHAADQARAVPPFRGEPVDLRSVAPAITAPTLVITGTQDLVSPPRIARELAARIPSARLLEVPGARHSILDTRSRILQVAARWSACGTAHELPARAEELAALPASAADLALSRGLQIALAAERLSPWRLRLASARAERERSQLAKAQIDPRPHRGRRSGIDRADPV
- a CDS encoding prolyl oligopeptidase family serine peptidase is translated as MTDAATPLTPQLPAPDGSSDPHLWLEEVTGEDALAWVRERNRAAESELDAVVDPADPEGAPLARTLQAELLEILDAKDRIPGVTKRGDLLYNFWTDAEHERGLWRRTTLDSYRTEEPEWDVLLDVDALNEAEGEDWVWHGARLLRPAEGEVHRHALVDLSHGGSDADVTREFDLETRQFVPAAEGGFERPEAKGSLSWIDADTVWVSTDFGEGTMTSSGYARQARIWHRGTPLAEAELVHEVTESDMAVFAAHDSTPGWERDWVIEAHAFYDQTVHVVDRTQQPPELRTVEVPRDLEATAHRDLGIFSPRSDWEVGEDVYPAGSLVVGDFERFQAGEPELHMLFEPTETTSLADMTITRTTVVLSILEDVVHRLEVHTRDAEGRWVRRDLYPELRGAIGVAAVDADESDEVWVTVTDFIEPTRLLLGDLSEVAEDGEAGEPVLVKSAPARFDVEGLDVSQHFAISDDGTRIPYFEISRLGEGEDGEAGPRPTLLYGYGGFEISLTPSYLGGIGKAWLERGGTYVLANIRGGGEYGPRWHQAALRDQRHRAYEDFSSVAKDLLERGVTDRDHLAVRGGSNGGLLTGNMVTQHPELFGAVIIQVPLLDMKRYSHLLAGASWMAEYGDPDTEDWEFVRTFSPYHLLAEGVEYPPTFVLTSTRDDRVHPGHARKFTAAMESLGADVRSWENIEGGHGGAATNEQAARMNALLYTFLWATIGDRT